In the Ancylobacter polymorphus genome, CACCCTGAGGCGCAAAAACTCCGTGCTCAGCGAGGTGCCCACATAAGGCATTGAGTCAACTGGGTGCGTTGGCGGACAAAGAGGTCACGCGTCCGGAAAACCATGGCACCGGCCTGCTGCGCGGTCGCCTTGGCCACCACGAAGCGCATCGTCGGCCTACCGGCCGCCTCCGCGATCGCTTCGGCATCGGCCGCATCGTTCTTCTGACGTTTGACGAAAGGCTTGACGTAGGCCGGAGAAATGAGGCGGACCTCATGACCGAGTTCGCCAATCTCGCGCGCCCAATAGTGAGCTGTCGCGCAGGCTTCCATCGCCACCACACAGCGGGGCTGGTTGGACAGGAATGTCAGCAGCTGATGGCGCGAAAGCTTCCGGCGAAAGGACACGCTTCCGTCGGCACGTGCGCCGTGAAGCTGAAAGACCCGTTTTGCGAGGTCCAGGCCGATAATGCTAACGTCGTTCATGGATGCCGCCTCCTCATTGTGACGTTGTTGCAAACATCACTCTGGCACACTCGATCCCGTCGGGAGGGGGCATTCACTCCGTCACTTCTGGTATTGGTCGTCGGGGACGGGTTCCATCCAGATGACGTTGATGCCGTCGAACATTTCGTTCACCGCGATATGCGTCATCGCAGAGGTCGCGGTTGCCCCATGCCAATGCTTCACCCCCGGCGGGACCCAGACCACGTCGCCGGGCCGCATCTCCTGCTTCGCGTCACCCTCGCTCTGCACCCAGCCTAAGCCGGTCGTGACGATCAGCGTCTGGCCAAGGGGATGGCTGTGCCAGACGGTGCGGGCTCCCGGTTCGAAGGTCACGCTTCCCGCCCCTGCGCGCGACGGAGCAGACGTCTGGAAGAGCGGATCGATGCGGACGGTCCCCGTGAAATATTGGGCCGGCCCTTTGCTCGGCGCCTGGGTCCCGGCGCGGGTGATCTGCACACCGCTGGCCGGCTGTTGCGCCTGGGCGAAAGCCGGTGCGGCCGCCAGCGCCACGAGCACGCTCATCGCACGGGCGATACGTCTGCGCGTCAACATGGTCTCTCCTTCCATCGTGTCATCGGGATGCGATGATGCGTTCAGCCACATCACCCGCATGCGCTAAACTAAAGCCGGGCCCCGCATCGAATAGTCGCCATAGCCCGCATGGACCTATGAGCAACGCTCATGAAACGGCGGCGCTTGTCCGCGTACAGGCGGAAGGAAACGCCGGGAACCGACGTGTTGCGAGCCAGCGGCCATGACCCGCGAACGGGCCGCCTATGCCAGCACGGATGCGAGCTGCGGCCATCCCGTGCCGCGGTTCAGGACAGCGCCGCCTTGACGTTGTCCGGCGAGAACGGCACGCGGCGAATGCGCACGCCGGTGGCATCGAACACCGCATTGGCGATGGCGGCGGCGACGGCGCGGATCGTCGGCTCCCCAGCCCCCGAGGGCGCGCTTTCAGGGCGATCGATCAAGATGACGTCGACCTCCTCCGGCGTCTCGGTGATATCGAGAATGGGATAGGTCTGCCAATCGACGCTCGTCACGCTCTGCATGTCGAAGGCCACCTCTTCCCACAGCGTGCGGCTGATGCCTTGCAGGATGTTGCCTTCGATCGCATGACGCAGCCCGTCCGGGTTGATGACCTGGCCGCAGTCATGGGCGATGGTGAATTTGCGCGCCCAGATCTTCCCGCTCGAGCGGTCGACCTCGACTTCGGCGACGATCGCGACCCGGGTGCCGCTGCGCTGCACATAGGCAAAGCCGCGGCCAGACACCTTGCTGCCGGTCTGATCGTTGCGCGGTGACGCCCGCCTCTGCCAGCCGGCCTTTTCCGTGGCGGCGTCGATCACCGCGAGGTCGCGCGTGTCGGTGACATGCTGCCGGCGGAATGCCACCGGATCGAGGTTGATCGCCGCCGCCACCTCGTCGATGAAGGATTCGCTCGCGAAATGGATCTGCGGTCCCACCGGGTCGCGCAGATGCGAGGTGCGCAGCGGCGACCCGCGCTCGAGCAAGGGGGCGATCGTCTCCCAATAGGTGTGCCGGTTGTCGAAGGCGTAGGAGTCTTCGGGAACGCCGAAGCCGTCGGCCGATTCCAGCGGCACGCCGATCAGATGGCCCGCCAAAGTGTCGCGCGGCCGGCTTTCATCATAGCTGACATCGACGCGGGAGAAGGCCTTGCTCATGAACTCGTAGGCGATGACCTTGCCTGCGGCGTCGATCGCGGCGCGGGCGCGATGGATCGAGGCAGGCCCTTTCGGGTCCCACGCGGTGCCCTGGTCGCGCATATATTGCAGCCGCACCGGCTTGCCCACGGCCTTCGACAGGAGCGCTGCGTCCATCGCCACGTCGCCGGCATCGTTGCGCCCGTAGCTGCCGGGACCCTGGACCCAGATTGCATGGACGCTCTCGACGGGAACGCCGAGAATGGCGGCGACGCCGTCGCGGGTGAAATGCGGCTTCTGCGATCCGGTCCACAGCGTGACCTGGCCGTCGCGCACATCGGCAATGGCGCAGGCCGGCCCCATGCTGGCATGGGACTGGAACGGCCACTCATATTCCGCTTCCACCACGCGCGCGGCGGTCCTGAACGCGGCCGCGACATCGCCGATCGTCCGGCCCTCGGCCTGCCTTTGGCGCACCGGCGCATGGCGGATGTGAGCGTAGAGCGCGGCCTGATCGGGAAATGGAGGCTTCGCTTGCGACCACTCGACCCGCAACTGGCCCGACGCCTTGATCGCGTCCCATTCCTTATCGGCGACGACGCCGAGGAAGCCCTGGTTCCAGACGGCCTTTGCGCCGGCTATGTCGCTGATCGAGGCTTCGTCGACCTTGACCGGCACCGCGCCCGCGACGCTGGGGCGGATCATCCGGCCATGGACCATTCCGGGGACCTTCACATCGGTGACAAAGTCGAAGCGGGCAAAGACCCGCGGCGCGACATCGTCGCGTTTGATCGGCTGGCCGACGACCCGATAGTCCTTCGGGTCTTTCGGCGCGGCCTTGCCCGGGGCATAAAGCGCGTTGCCGATCCGGCCGTTCCACGCGAGCCGGACGTCAAAATAGCGACCGCCGATCAGCTCGGCGTAGGATACCTTCTGGGAGGCGTCGTTCTGCGCACTCACCACGCCATCGGCGACCTGCAGCCGATCGGCCGCAACGCCGAGCCGGTCGGCAGCCATCTCGACCAGCACGCGGCGGGCTTCGGCAGCGGCGGCGCGCAGTTGCCTGCCGCCGAGCTGAACACCGGTCGAGCCCGACGCGCCGCCCTGGTTGACGCTGGTCGCGGTGTCGCCCATCACGACCCGGACCACACCGACCGGGACGTCGAGCTCTTCGGCGACCATTTGCCCGATGGCGGTCGCCAGGCCGTGGCCCATGTCGATCTTGCCGAAATAGGCCGCGACCGAGCCATCGGCATTGACCGCCACATAGGTCGAGAGCTGATCCGGCGTCAGCGGCGGCTTCACGGCCGCCGCGGCGCCGGACGCGCCTTGAGCATGAGCGCTATCGAGCGCAAGCGGCGCGCCGATCGAAACCACGAGCGCGCCGCCCGCCCTGAGGAAAGCGCGGCGGGACAGGTTGGGGTCCATGCTGGTCATGACGTTCGCCCTCAGCTCATTGCCGCGCGTTTCACCGCGCGGATGATGGCGACATGCGTGCCGCAGCGGCATTTCAGCCCCTCGAGGGCGTCTCGGATCTGCGCGTCGGTCGGCTTCGCATTGTCTCGCAGAAACGCGGCTGCGGTCATGATCCAGCCGTTGATACAGTAGC is a window encoding:
- a CDS encoding (R)-mandelonitrile lyase; translated protein: MLTRRRIARAMSVLVALAAAPAFAQAQQPASGVQITRAGTQAPSKGPAQYFTGTVRIDPLFQTSAPSRAGAGSVTFEPGARTVWHSHPLGQTLIVTTGLGWVQSEGDAKQEMRPGDVVWVPPGVKHWHGATATSAMTHIAVNEMFDGINVIWMEPVPDDQYQK
- a CDS encoding xanthine dehydrogenase family protein molybdopterin-binding subunit — protein: MPLRHACRHHPRGETRGNELRANVMTSMDPNLSRRAFLRAGGALVVSIGAPLALDSAHAQGASGAAAAVKPPLTPDQLSTYVAVNADGSVAAYFGKIDMGHGLATAIGQMVAEELDVPVGVVRVVMGDTATSVNQGGASGSTGVQLGGRQLRAAAAEARRVLVEMAADRLGVAADRLQVADGVVSAQNDASQKVSYAELIGGRYFDVRLAWNGRIGNALYAPGKAAPKDPKDYRVVGQPIKRDDVAPRVFARFDFVTDVKVPGMVHGRMIRPSVAGAVPVKVDEASISDIAGAKAVWNQGFLGVVADKEWDAIKASGQLRVEWSQAKPPFPDQAALYAHIRHAPVRQRQAEGRTIGDVAAAFRTAARVVEAEYEWPFQSHASMGPACAIADVRDGQVTLWTGSQKPHFTRDGVAAILGVPVESVHAIWVQGPGSYGRNDAGDVAMDAALLSKAVGKPVRLQYMRDQGTAWDPKGPASIHRARAAIDAAGKVIAYEFMSKAFSRVDVSYDESRPRDTLAGHLIGVPLESADGFGVPEDSYAFDNRHTYWETIAPLLERGSPLRTSHLRDPVGPQIHFASESFIDEVAAAINLDPVAFRRQHVTDTRDLAVIDAATEKAGWQRRASPRNDQTGSKVSGRGFAYVQRSGTRVAIVAEVEVDRSSGKIWARKFTIAHDCGQVINPDGLRHAIEGNILQGISRTLWEEVAFDMQSVTSVDWQTYPILDITETPEEVDVILIDRPESAPSGAGEPTIRAVAAAIANAVFDATGVRIRRVPFSPDNVKAALS